The following are encoded in a window of Phaseolus vulgaris cultivar G19833 chromosome 3, P. vulgaris v2.0, whole genome shotgun sequence genomic DNA:
- the LOC137806450 gene encoding uncharacterized protein has product MIPPRRKKWTEAEEKTLIDKYGEMVADGSLAKMRTREKKFKPIACHVNSVHHVRDPVAYPWQWSWKDVSTKVQNMRHQYLLVKQKIKRPEFSGSGGGECDDGSEFDWVEGLTHWSNFLRYKDVFGDVALVVGGHGSNELMAIEDGDHGDRHGDHGDGFLAGGGGMDLVEFGQMGHSGDGDFGAAMDGVDNEVMGLGFEYEAEEGEVNYNGSGREREDAAENGFVFEDGEVNGSSLKKRKGVKGMEKKVWRILGNQLGQLREMEARFEQREVERERERQRRENLLVELDKQWEKKLEERDKEREERDKDRDKLRRQRMAEWEAMEKENEEIERKRRDEELIHEREWEERMNCRRLEWKKRVDEMLSQHRTEMGQMQTRFLHEQQNLTSQLLGLFSQWPAQPAGLSDHTSASNHYLSQMMQNLHHVNGIVHGDTRVEGDNQEDQFIVDG; this is encoded by the coding sequence ATGATTCCTCCGAGACGAAAGAAATGGACCGAGGCGGAGGAGAAAACCCTAATCGACAAGTACGGGGAGATGGTGGCGGACGGTTCTCTGGCGAAGATGCGGACTCGCGAGAAGAAGTTCAAGCCGATTGCTTGTCACGTGAATTCGGTGCACCACGTGCGCGATCCCGTGGCGTACCCTTGGCAATGGAGTTGGAAGGACGTTTCGACGAAGGTGCAGAACATGCGGCATCAGTATCTGCTGGTGAAGCAGAAGATCAAGAGGCCTGAGTTTTCGGGGTCCGGAGGGGGGGAATGTGATGATGGGAGTGAGTTTGATTGGGTGGAGGGGCTTACTCATTGGTCTAACTTTCTGAGGTACAAGGATGTGTTTGGGGATGTTGCACTTGTTGTTGGTGGTCATGGTAGCAATGAGTTGATGGCGATTGAGGATGGGGATCACGGGGATCGCCATGGGGATCATGGAGATGGGTTTCTTGCTGGTGGTGGGGGGATGGACTTGGTTGAGTTTGGGCAAATGGGTCATTCTGGGGATGGGGATTTTGGGGCTGCTATGGATGGTGTTGACAATGAGGTGATGGGGTTGGGGTTTGAGTATGAGGCGGAGGAAGGGGAGGTGAATTACAATGGGAGTGGTCGGGAGAGGGAAGATGCGGCGGAGAATGGTTTTGTGTTTGAGGATGGGGAGGTGAATGGGTCAAGTTTGAAGAAGAGGAAGGGGGTGAAGGGAATGGAAAAGAAAGTGTGGCGGATTCTTGGTAACCAACTTGGGCAGTTGAGGGAAATGGAGGCGCGGTTTGAGCAGCGTGAGGTGGAGAGGGAGCGTGAGAGGCAGAGGAGGGAGAACTTGCTAGTGGAGCTTGATAAGCAGTGGGAGAAGAAACTGGAGGAGAGGGACAAGGAGAGGGAGGAGAGGGACAAGGATAGGGACAAACTTAGGAGGCAGAGGATGGCGGAGTGGGAAGCTATGGAGAAGGAAAATGAAGAGATAGAAAGGAAAAGAAGAGACGAAGAATTGATTCATGAGAGGGAATGGGAGGAAAGAATGAATTGCAGGAGGttagaatggaagaagagggttGACGAGATGCTAAGCCAGCACCGAACAGAAATGGGCCAGATGCAGACTCGATTTCTTCATGAGCAACAAAATCTTACTAGCCAATTGCTTGGTCTATTCTCTCAGTGGCCTGCCCAACCTGCTGGCCTATCTGATCATACTAGTGCCAGCAACCATTATCTTTCACAAATGATGCAAAATTTGCATCATGTGAATGGAATTGTTCATGGTGACACTAGGGTCGAGGGAGATAATCAAGAAGATCAATTCATTGTTGATGGATGA
- the LOC137806451 gene encoding probable magnesium transporter NIPA1 encodes MGASSDNITGFVLAVSSSIFIGSSFIIKKMGLKKAGATGKRAASGGHAYLYEPCWWFGMISMIVGEIANFAAYAFAPALLVTPLGALSIIFSAVLAHFILKERLHIFGVLGCALCVVGSTTIVLHAPHERVIHSVKEVWELATEPGFLVYSCIVVIVVCVLIFYYVPRYGQSHLIIYVGICSLTGSITVMSVKAVSIAMKLTFEGNNQFVYFQTWFFTIVVIGCCLLQINYLNKALDTFNTAVVSPIYYVMFTTFTIFASIMMFKEWDTQDASQIATEVCGFVTILSGTFLLHKTKDMGNKPVQPPVFITPEHANNNSAT; translated from the exons ATGGGGGCATCTTCTGACAACATAACCGGGTTTGTTCTGGCTGTCTCTTCCAGCATTTTCATTGGCTCTAgctttataataaaaaaaatggggCTAAAGAAGGCTGGGGCAACAGGGAAAAGAGCAG CTTCGGGAGGGCATGCATATCTATATGAACCTTGTTGGTGGTTTGGAATGATCTcta TGATTGTTGGGGAAATAGCCAATTTTGCAGCCTATGCCTTTGCTCCTGCACTACTTGTAACTCCTTTGGGAGCTTTAAGTATCATTTTCAG TGCAGTACTAGCTCACTTTATCCTAAAAGAGAGATTGCACATATTTGGTGTGCTTGGATGTGCTCTCTGTGTGGTGGGATCTACAACTATTGTGTTGCATGCTCCCCATGAAAGAGTTATTCACTCTGTTAAGGAAGTGTGGGAACTTGCTACCGAGCCTG GATTTTTGGTTTACAGCTGTATAGTTGTGATTGTGGTTTGCGTCcttattttctattatgttccaCGATATGGGCAAAGCCATCTGATTATATACGTTGGAATATGCTCTCTCACAGGCTCAATTACG GTTATGAGTGTGAAAGCAGTTTCAATAGCTATGAAGCTTACATTTGAAGGCAACAACCAATTCGTTTACTTTCAGACCTGGTTCTTTACAATTGTTGTGATAGGATGTTGTCTTTTGCAGATTAACTACTTGAACAAG GCTTTGGACACTTTCAACACCGCTGTTGTATCACCAATTTACTATGTCATGTTCACAACATTCACCATTTTTGCCAGCATAATGATGTTTAAG GAATGGGACACACAAGATGCATCACAAATTGCCACTGAGGTTTGTGGCTTTGTCACAATTTTATCTGGGACCTTTCTTCTTCACAAAACCAAAGATATGGGAAATAAACCAGTACAGCCTCCGGTTTTTATAACTCCAGAACATGCGAATAACAACTCAGCGACTTGA
- the LOC137806452 gene encoding uncharacterized protein isoform X1 translates to MGDRGSGAAKPIWMKQAEEAKLKSEAEKAAAAKAAFEATFKGLEKNREKGGGVVQSDSESEEYEDLANKPIGPVDPSKCTAAGTGIAGGTACAPSSFVVVAKDADERKVSNGGAQIKVRVTPGLGVGGSEQEGMVKDMGDGTYTVTYVVPKRGNYMVSVECNGRPIMGSPFPVFFSAAGNGSGGLLGLAPASTFPNLVNQTMPNMPNYSGSVSGAFPGLLGMIPGVVAGASGGAILPGIGASLGEVCRDYLNGRCAKVDCKLNHPPHNLLMTALAATTSMGTLSQAPMAPSAAAMAAAQAIVAAQALQAHAAQVQAQSAKDSAGSPEKSSKDDALKKTLQVSNLSPLLTVEQLKQLFAFCGTVVDCTITDSKHFAYIEYSKPEEATAALALNNMDVGGRPLNVEMAKSLPQKPSVVNSSLASSSLPLMMQQAVAMQQMQFQQALRMQQTMTAQQAANRAATMKSATELAAARAAEISKKLNPDGLESEEKETKQKSRSPSPPPGRSRSKSRSPINYRRRRRSRSYSPARHSRDHRSPLRFHHYSSYERERRFRDSREHSDRYRKRDLDRSLDHRSSVSRRNKSRSVSPHTRKSSVSPKRHRETSPHRGRKQSRADSGSPSRRRGRASPNTDEKKLRNRRHSRSRSSDDRLHSSKNEEILHGKSKHKERKRSRSGSVDEKPHRRSRSSPRKVDESRSRYKKRSRSKSVDDKHDSPERLDQNRNRRMRHSDKRHSRSRSTENRDLSEVRVDESKNEKSKHRDSKRGRSKSVEGKHRSKDKSGENRDKKSKHRDRRRSRSTSLEGEHDKSGTSPHINLDERNFEVKQSRSKFPEGKHHFSDKYGNRDEKSEHQKKTPPKSKSEQFDGSGSFQGNFKDYDSKGKSQSDSGSAEIKHNLSDGENTTCDENSKLSGDALLEPIILKDTGMLTSVNGNYKLDESNEADDNPGWICVEEVGNVKY, encoded by the exons ATGGGGGATCGGGGTTCGGGCGCCGCGAAACCGATTTGGATGAAGCAAGCGGAGGAGGCGAAGCTGAAGAGCGAGGCGGAGAAGGCCGCGGCAGCGAAGGCGGCGTTCGAGGCCACGTTCAAGGGTTTGGAGAAGAATCGCGAGAAGGGTGGGGGCGTTGTTCAATCGGACAGCGAGTCGGAGGAGTACGAGGACCTGGCCAATAAGCCCATTGGGCCCGTCGATCCCTCCAAGTGCACTGCCGCGGGTACCGGGATCGCCGGCGGAACGGCGTGTGCCCCTTCATCGTTTGTTGTGGTCGCTAAGGATGCTGATGAGAGGAAGGTTTCCAACGGGGGCGCGCAAATCAAGGTGAGGGTGACGCCCGGGTTGGGTGTTGGAGGGTCTGAGCAAGAAGGGATGGTGAAGGATATGGGTGATGGAACTTATACTGTGACCTATGTGGTGCCCAAGCGAGGAAATTATATGGTCAGTGTTGAGTGTAATGGGAGGCCTATCATGGGGAGTCCCTTTCCTGTGTTTTTCAGTGCAGCAG GTAATGGTAGTGGAGGGCTGCTGGGTTTAGCTCCTGCATCTACATTTCCAAACCTGGTTAATCAAACTATGCCCAACATGCCAAATTACTCTGGGTCAGTTTCAGGGGCATTCCCTGGATTGTTGGGAATGATTCCAGGGGTTGTTGCTGGAGCTTCTGGTGGTGCTATTTTGCCTGGAATTGGGGCCTCACTTGGTGAAGTTTGTCGTGATTACCTTAATGGGCGTTGTGCAAAAGTAGATTGTAAGTTGAATCACCCACCTCATAATTTGCTAATGACTGCCTTAGCTGCGACAACCTCAATGGGAACACTTAGCCAAGCTCCTATGGCACCTTCCGCCGCTGCAATGGCTGCAGCTCAGGCAATAGTTGCTGCCCAAGCCCTTCAAGCGCATGCTGCTCAGGTGCAAGCTCAGTCTGCGAAAGATTCTGCTG GTTCTCCTGAAAAGTCTAGTAAAGACGATGCATTGAAGAAAACCCTTCAAGTTAGCAATCTTAGCCCTCTTCTCACTGTGGAACAGCTAAAGCAACTCTTTGCATTCTGTGGCACTGTTGTTGATTGTACCATCACTGATTCAAAGCATTTTGCTTATATAGAATACTCAAAGCCTGAAGAGGCAACTGCTGCTCTGGCATTAAACAACATGGATGTTGGGGGGCGCCCTTTGAATGTTGAAATGGCAAAATCACTTCCACAAAAGCCATCTGTGGTGAAttcttcacttgcttcatcatCTCTTCCTCTGATGATGCAGCAAGCTGTTGCAATGCAACAGATGCAATTCCAGCAAGCATTGAGGATGCAACAAACCATGACTGCTCAGCAGGCTGCTAATCGAGCTGCAACCATGAAATCTGCCACAGAGCTAGCTGCTGCCCGAGCTGCAGAAATAAGTAAGAAATTGAATCCTGATGGACTTGAAAGTGAAGAGAAAGAGACAAAGCAAAAATCCAG ATCCCCCTCTCCCCCTCCTGGAAGATCTAGATCAAAGTCCAGATCTCCTATCAATTACCGGAGAAGGAGGAGGTCTCGCTCTTATTCACCTGCTCGTCATTCTAGGGATCATCGGTCACCGTTGAGGTTCCATCATTACTCGAGCTATGAAAGGGAAAGGCGCTTTAGAGATAGTAGGGAACATAGTGATAGATACAGAAAACGAGACTTGGATAGATCACTTGATCATCGTTCATCTGTTTCTAGAAGAAACAAAAGTAGGAGTGTTAGTCCTCATACAAGGAAATCATCTGTTTCTCCAAAACGTCATAGAGAAACTTCACCTCATAGAGGAAGGAAACAGTCACGCGCTGATTCAGGCTCTCCCAGTCGTCGCAGAGGTAGGGCTTCTCCGAACactgatgaaaaaaaattaagaaacagAAGGCACTCAAGATCAAGATCATCAGATGATAGGCTTCATTCTAGCAAAAATGAGGAAATTTTGCATGGGAAGTctaaacacaaagagagaaagCGATCCAGGTCAGGGTCTGTGGATGAAAAGCCTCACAGAAGGAGTCGATCATCCCCAAGAAAAGTGGATGAAAGTAGATCCAGATACAAAAAACGCTCAAGGTCTAAATCTGTGGATGATAAGCATGATTCACCTGAGCGATTGGATCAAAACAGAAATAGAAGAATGAGGCATAGTGATAAAAGGCACTCTAGGTCAAGATCTACAGAAAATAGGGATCTATCTGAAGTCAGGGTGGATGAAAGCAAAAATGAGAAGTCAAAACATCGGGATTCTAAAAGGGGCAGGTCAAAATCTGTTGAAGGGAAGCATCGCTCTAAAGATAAATCTGGTGAAAATAGAGATAAGAAATCAAAACATCGAGATAGAAGGCGTTCAAGGTCAACATCATTAGAAGGTGAGCATGACAAAAGTGGCACTTCACCCCATATTAATTTGGATGAGAGAAATTTTGAAGTGAAACAATCCAGGTCAAAGTTCCCTGAAGGCAAGCATCACTTTAGTGATAAATACGGAAATCGAGATGAAAAATCCGAGCATCAAAAGAAAACCCCACCAAAATCAAAATCAGAACAATTTGATGGTAGTGGTTCCTTCCAAGGAAATTTCAAGGATTATGATTCAAAGGGGAAATCACAATCTGATTCTGGATCTGCAGAAATTAAGCATAATTTGAGTGATGGAGAAAATACTACTTGTGATGAAAACTCAAAACTTTCTGGAGATGCCTTGCTGGAACCAATTATCCTGAAAGATACTGGGATGCTGACTTCAGTGAATGGTAACTACAAGTTAGATGAGTCAAATGAAGCTGATGATAACCCAG GATGGATATGCGTCGAAGAAGTGggaaatgtaaaatattaa
- the LOC137806452 gene encoding uncharacterized protein isoform X2: protein MGDRGSGAAKPIWMKQAEEAKLKSEAEKAAAAKAAFEATFKGLEKNREKGGGVVQSDSESEEYEDLANKPIGPVDPSKCTAAGTGIAGGTACAPSSFVVVAKDADERKVSNGGAQIKVRVTPGLGVGGSEQEGMVKDMGDGTYTVTYVVPKRGNYMVSVECNGRPIMGSPFPVFFSAAGNGSGGLLGLAPASTFPNLVNQTMPNMPNYSGSVSGAFPGLLGMIPGVVAGASGGAILPGIGASLGEVCRDYLNGRCAKVDCKLNHPPHNLLMTALAATTSMGTLSQAPMAPSAAAMAAAQAIVAAQALQAHAAQVQAQSAKDSAEYSKPEEATAALALNNMDVGGRPLNVEMAKSLPQKPSVVNSSLASSSLPLMMQQAVAMQQMQFQQALRMQQTMTAQQAANRAATMKSATELAAARAAEISKKLNPDGLESEEKETKQKSRSPSPPPGRSRSKSRSPINYRRRRRSRSYSPARHSRDHRSPLRFHHYSSYERERRFRDSREHSDRYRKRDLDRSLDHRSSVSRRNKSRSVSPHTRKSSVSPKRHRETSPHRGRKQSRADSGSPSRRRGRASPNTDEKKLRNRRHSRSRSSDDRLHSSKNEEILHGKSKHKERKRSRSGSVDEKPHRRSRSSPRKVDESRSRYKKRSRSKSVDDKHDSPERLDQNRNRRMRHSDKRHSRSRSTENRDLSEVRVDESKNEKSKHRDSKRGRSKSVEGKHRSKDKSGENRDKKSKHRDRRRSRSTSLEGEHDKSGTSPHINLDERNFEVKQSRSKFPEGKHHFSDKYGNRDEKSEHQKKTPPKSKSEQFDGSGSFQGNFKDYDSKGKSQSDSGSAEIKHNLSDGENTTCDENSKLSGDALLEPIILKDTGMLTSVNGNYKLDESNEADDNPGWICVEEVGNVKY, encoded by the exons ATGGGGGATCGGGGTTCGGGCGCCGCGAAACCGATTTGGATGAAGCAAGCGGAGGAGGCGAAGCTGAAGAGCGAGGCGGAGAAGGCCGCGGCAGCGAAGGCGGCGTTCGAGGCCACGTTCAAGGGTTTGGAGAAGAATCGCGAGAAGGGTGGGGGCGTTGTTCAATCGGACAGCGAGTCGGAGGAGTACGAGGACCTGGCCAATAAGCCCATTGGGCCCGTCGATCCCTCCAAGTGCACTGCCGCGGGTACCGGGATCGCCGGCGGAACGGCGTGTGCCCCTTCATCGTTTGTTGTGGTCGCTAAGGATGCTGATGAGAGGAAGGTTTCCAACGGGGGCGCGCAAATCAAGGTGAGGGTGACGCCCGGGTTGGGTGTTGGAGGGTCTGAGCAAGAAGGGATGGTGAAGGATATGGGTGATGGAACTTATACTGTGACCTATGTGGTGCCCAAGCGAGGAAATTATATGGTCAGTGTTGAGTGTAATGGGAGGCCTATCATGGGGAGTCCCTTTCCTGTGTTTTTCAGTGCAGCAG GTAATGGTAGTGGAGGGCTGCTGGGTTTAGCTCCTGCATCTACATTTCCAAACCTGGTTAATCAAACTATGCCCAACATGCCAAATTACTCTGGGTCAGTTTCAGGGGCATTCCCTGGATTGTTGGGAATGATTCCAGGGGTTGTTGCTGGAGCTTCTGGTGGTGCTATTTTGCCTGGAATTGGGGCCTCACTTGGTGAAGTTTGTCGTGATTACCTTAATGGGCGTTGTGCAAAAGTAGATTGTAAGTTGAATCACCCACCTCATAATTTGCTAATGACTGCCTTAGCTGCGACAACCTCAATGGGAACACTTAGCCAAGCTCCTATGGCACCTTCCGCCGCTGCAATGGCTGCAGCTCAGGCAATAGTTGCTGCCCAAGCCCTTCAAGCGCATGCTGCTCAGGTGCAAGCTCAGTCTGCGAAAGATTCTGCTG AATACTCAAAGCCTGAAGAGGCAACTGCTGCTCTGGCATTAAACAACATGGATGTTGGGGGGCGCCCTTTGAATGTTGAAATGGCAAAATCACTTCCACAAAAGCCATCTGTGGTGAAttcttcacttgcttcatcatCTCTTCCTCTGATGATGCAGCAAGCTGTTGCAATGCAACAGATGCAATTCCAGCAAGCATTGAGGATGCAACAAACCATGACTGCTCAGCAGGCTGCTAATCGAGCTGCAACCATGAAATCTGCCACAGAGCTAGCTGCTGCCCGAGCTGCAGAAATAAGTAAGAAATTGAATCCTGATGGACTTGAAAGTGAAGAGAAAGAGACAAAGCAAAAATCCAG ATCCCCCTCTCCCCCTCCTGGAAGATCTAGATCAAAGTCCAGATCTCCTATCAATTACCGGAGAAGGAGGAGGTCTCGCTCTTATTCACCTGCTCGTCATTCTAGGGATCATCGGTCACCGTTGAGGTTCCATCATTACTCGAGCTATGAAAGGGAAAGGCGCTTTAGAGATAGTAGGGAACATAGTGATAGATACAGAAAACGAGACTTGGATAGATCACTTGATCATCGTTCATCTGTTTCTAGAAGAAACAAAAGTAGGAGTGTTAGTCCTCATACAAGGAAATCATCTGTTTCTCCAAAACGTCATAGAGAAACTTCACCTCATAGAGGAAGGAAACAGTCACGCGCTGATTCAGGCTCTCCCAGTCGTCGCAGAGGTAGGGCTTCTCCGAACactgatgaaaaaaaattaagaaacagAAGGCACTCAAGATCAAGATCATCAGATGATAGGCTTCATTCTAGCAAAAATGAGGAAATTTTGCATGGGAAGTctaaacacaaagagagaaagCGATCCAGGTCAGGGTCTGTGGATGAAAAGCCTCACAGAAGGAGTCGATCATCCCCAAGAAAAGTGGATGAAAGTAGATCCAGATACAAAAAACGCTCAAGGTCTAAATCTGTGGATGATAAGCATGATTCACCTGAGCGATTGGATCAAAACAGAAATAGAAGAATGAGGCATAGTGATAAAAGGCACTCTAGGTCAAGATCTACAGAAAATAGGGATCTATCTGAAGTCAGGGTGGATGAAAGCAAAAATGAGAAGTCAAAACATCGGGATTCTAAAAGGGGCAGGTCAAAATCTGTTGAAGGGAAGCATCGCTCTAAAGATAAATCTGGTGAAAATAGAGATAAGAAATCAAAACATCGAGATAGAAGGCGTTCAAGGTCAACATCATTAGAAGGTGAGCATGACAAAAGTGGCACTTCACCCCATATTAATTTGGATGAGAGAAATTTTGAAGTGAAACAATCCAGGTCAAAGTTCCCTGAAGGCAAGCATCACTTTAGTGATAAATACGGAAATCGAGATGAAAAATCCGAGCATCAAAAGAAAACCCCACCAAAATCAAAATCAGAACAATTTGATGGTAGTGGTTCCTTCCAAGGAAATTTCAAGGATTATGATTCAAAGGGGAAATCACAATCTGATTCTGGATCTGCAGAAATTAAGCATAATTTGAGTGATGGAGAAAATACTACTTGTGATGAAAACTCAAAACTTTCTGGAGATGCCTTGCTGGAACCAATTATCCTGAAAGATACTGGGATGCTGACTTCAGTGAATGGTAACTACAAGTTAGATGAGTCAAATGAAGCTGATGATAACCCAG GATGGATATGCGTCGAAGAAGTGggaaatgtaaaatattaa